A genomic window from Pseudomonadales bacterium includes:
- a CDS encoding cytochrome P450 — MQTPTAPIEIIDPDYYQQNGYPHEFWAELRRDRPIAYCKHPKLVPFYAVTRYEDIVNISKQPSVFENAPLLSVQPEAEEDLISRVRTLLNMDPPDHRIYRQLMSRYFTKRRLNEDQHRLDHVAEVLLDSVADETEMDFVTRVSAILPLAVIAELMGLPQEDRDQFFRWTNEIVGANDPEFRREDGTSGRQLAERAIEEVFAYCNDFVEDRRKHPRDDLTTVLATAKIEGRYLPPLELLSYLFLLIAAGNETTRNATSGGVLALMEHRDQLELVQKQPELLDSLVEEMVRWTSPVIHFCRTPNRDVTLHDVSIKAGEHLTLFYPSANRDETVFSEPMRFDVRRDKNPQIGFGIGEHLCLGAHLARNELRAIFKALLARMREIELIEPPERLRSGFIGGVKHLKVRLRLD; from the coding sequence ATGCAGACACCGACGGCTCCCATCGAGATCATCGATCCCGACTATTACCAGCAGAATGGCTACCCCCACGAGTTCTGGGCCGAATTGCGTCGCGACCGTCCCATCGCCTACTGCAAGCACCCGAAGCTGGTTCCTTTCTATGCGGTCACCCGCTACGAGGACATAGTCAACATCTCCAAGCAGCCGAGCGTGTTCGAGAACGCGCCACTGCTCTCCGTTCAGCCGGAGGCCGAGGAAGACCTGATCTCACGCGTGCGGACGCTATTGAACATGGATCCGCCCGACCATCGTATCTACCGTCAGCTCATGAGCCGGTACTTCACCAAGCGCCGGTTGAACGAGGATCAGCACCGGTTGGATCACGTCGCGGAGGTTCTGCTTGACAGCGTGGCGGACGAGACGGAGATGGATTTCGTCACGCGCGTGTCGGCGATCCTGCCGCTGGCCGTCATCGCGGAGCTCATGGGGCTTCCGCAGGAGGATCGCGACCAGTTCTTCCGGTGGACGAACGAGATCGTCGGCGCGAACGACCCTGAGTTTCGGCGTGAGGACGGAACGAGCGGTCGGCAACTGGCGGAGCGCGCGATCGAGGAGGTGTTCGCCTATTGCAACGACTTCGTCGAAGACCGCCGCAAGCATCCGCGCGATGACCTGACGACGGTGCTGGCCACCGCGAAGATCGAAGGTCGGTATCTTCCGCCCTTGGAGTTGTTGTCATACTTGTTTCTGCTGATCGCGGCAGGCAACGAGACGACGAGAAATGCCACGAGCGGTGGCGTGCTGGCGCTCATGGAGCATCGCGACCAGCTCGAACTGGTGCAGAAGCAGCCCGAGCTGCTCGATTCGCTGGTCGAAGAGATGGTGCGCTGGACCAGTCCGGTGATTCACTTCTGCCGTACACCGAACCGCGACGTCACCCTGCACGACGTGTCCATCAAGGCGGGCGAGCACCTGACGCTGTTCTACCCCTCTGCCAATCGCGATGAGACCGTTTTTTCCGAGCCGATGCGATTCGACGTTCGGCGCGACAAGAATCCGCAGATCGGATTCGGCATCGGTGAGCACCTGTGTCTGGGCGCGCATCTGGCGCGCAACGAGCTGCGGGCCATCTTCAAAGCATTGCTCGCACGAATGCGGGAGATTGAGCTCATCGAACCGCCTGAGCGGCTGCGATCGGGATTCATCGGGGGCGTCAAGCACCTGAAGGTACGGCTGCGGCTGGACTGA
- a CDS encoding ferredoxin has protein sequence MKVIVDMELCEANALCVMECPEVFQLTDDDKLMLLKEHPGEELRAKVEAAAQLCPRLAITVTDE, from the coding sequence ATGAAGGTGATCGTTGATATGGAGCTGTGCGAAGCGAACGCACTCTGCGTGATGGAATGCCCGGAGGTGTTTCAGCTCACGGACGACGACAAGCTGATGCTGCTGAAGGAGCATCCAGGTGAGGAACTGCGGGCCAAGGTGGAAGCGGCGGCCCAGCTCTGCCCAAGGCTCGCCATTACCGTGACCGACGAATGA
- a CDS encoding IclR family transcriptional regulator: MPPPSANVVKSAARVLEIFELFDELRRPVSINEVAEHLRYPHSSAAALLRSLESLGYLEYDSTEKEFFPSIRISMLGQWVEHESLPVKAVQRLMQELLDATQCTVIAAIRSGVHVQYIKVLQGTTAIRYHVKPGTRRLLHASTLGRVLLSQYDPPEAERLLQQSMARDPDCKASRDDLRRAIKQAREHGFAVCTGLIVPGATMVGVPMNLDRGGRPAAIGLAAPEEWIATRRQEHLTVLRKTLDRYATPAEKRA, from the coding sequence TTGCCACCGCCATCAGCCAACGTCGTCAAGTCCGCGGCACGTGTGCTGGAGATCTTCGAGCTCTTTGATGAGCTGCGCAGGCCAGTGTCGATCAACGAGGTCGCCGAACACCTCCGCTATCCGCATTCCAGCGCCGCCGCTCTGCTGCGTAGCCTGGAAAGTCTCGGTTACCTCGAGTACGACTCGACCGAGAAAGAGTTCTTTCCGAGCATCCGAATTTCGATGCTGGGACAATGGGTCGAGCATGAGAGTCTGCCGGTCAAGGCTGTGCAGAGGCTCATGCAGGAGCTGCTCGATGCCACGCAATGCACGGTCATCGCCGCCATCCGGTCCGGCGTGCACGTGCAGTACATCAAGGTCCTGCAGGGCACAACGGCCATCCGTTACCACGTCAAGCCGGGCACCCGAAGGCTGCTTCACGCCTCCACACTGGGTCGTGTGCTGCTAAGCCAGTACGACCCACCGGAAGCCGAACGCCTGCTCCAACAATCCATGGCCCGAGACCCGGACTGCAAGGCGTCACGCGATGACCTGCGGCGCGCGATCAAGCAGGCGCGAGAGCACGGCTTTGCCGTCTGCACAGGACTGATCGTACCCGGCGCCACCATGGTGGGCGTGCCGATGAACCTGGACCGGGGCGGCCGGCCCGCCGCCATCGGTCTCGCCGCGCCCGAAGAGTGGATCGCCACGAGGCGCCAGGAGCATCTCACCGTGCTTAGAAAGACGCTCGACCGATACGCTACGCCTGCGGAGAAGCGCGCGTGA
- a CDS encoding nitronate monooxygenase produces MSAPSTIPAMPQPRIETRLCQLLGIQHPIVLAGMPGVAGPELTAAVSNAGGLGMLAVHAGTPDELRALIRRTRELTDRPFGVFLTLPDSRPYGLPRPGQRARLPADELVDCLEFAESFMEQHGLDHQDESGPPGVIPLCTPAFLDAHLQVVIEEQVPVFAAGLGTPLPDLKVLHDHGILVIAPAGTVRDAVQLATAGVDVVVAQGHEAGGPNAPVGTLPLVPQVVDALGPGLPVLAGGGIGDGRGVAAALMLGAQGAWIGTAFLAAREARLPDFQRRALIGAGDDSTVVTRSITGQPLRTLRSRWTDTWERTELEPLAAPYQARISGPVLAAALSSGRADVHPGTAGPAAGFIRCIRPTENILADLVSGARAALDRPFDVGVHPTPLVQQLRRIPS; encoded by the coding sequence GTGAGCGCGCCCTCGACCATCCCGGCCATGCCTCAACCGCGCATAGAGACGCGTCTGTGCCAGTTGCTGGGGATTCAGCACCCTATCGTGCTGGCCGGCATGCCCGGAGTCGCCGGCCCAGAACTCACTGCCGCCGTGTCCAATGCCGGCGGATTGGGAATGCTGGCTGTTCATGCTGGTACGCCGGACGAGCTTCGCGCCCTGATCCGCCGCACCCGCGAACTCACCGACAGACCGTTCGGCGTCTTCCTCACCCTGCCGGATTCCCGGCCCTACGGATTGCCGCGCCCCGGACAGCGTGCCCGCCTCCCCGCAGACGAGCTGGTCGACTGTCTCGAATTCGCCGAATCCTTCATGGAGCAGCACGGTCTCGACCATCAGGACGAATCCGGACCGCCGGGCGTGATCCCACTATGCACGCCCGCATTTCTCGATGCCCACCTCCAGGTAGTGATCGAGGAACAGGTACCTGTCTTCGCTGCCGGCCTGGGAACGCCGCTTCCCGATCTCAAGGTACTCCACGATCACGGAATCCTGGTGATCGCCCCGGCCGGAACTGTCCGGGACGCGGTGCAGCTGGCAACCGCCGGTGTCGACGTGGTCGTCGCTCAGGGCCACGAGGCCGGCGGACCGAACGCACCGGTCGGTACCCTGCCGCTCGTCCCTCAAGTCGTCGACGCCCTCGGACCCGGACTGCCCGTGCTGGCCGGTGGCGGCATCGGTGACGGGCGCGGTGTCGCAGCCGCGTTGATGCTCGGTGCACAGGGCGCGTGGATCGGCACTGCATTTCTTGCGGCGCGCGAGGCCCGCCTGCCGGACTTTCAACGACGCGCGCTGATTGGTGCCGGCGACGACTCCACGGTCGTGACCCGATCCATCACCGGTCAGCCGCTGCGAACATTGCGCTCGCGCTGGACCGACACGTGGGAGCGCACCGAGCTCGAGCCGCTCGCCGCACCCTACCAGGCCCGGATATCCGGCCCAGTGCTGGCAGCCGCCCTCAGCAGCGGCCGCGCGGACGTCCACCCGGGCACCGCAGGCCCGGCCGCCGGCTTTATCCGATGCATCCGGCCTACCGAAAATATACTCGCCGACCTGGTATCCGGCGCACGCGCGGCTCTCGATCGACCATTCGACGTCGGCGTTCACCCTACCCCCCTCGTTCAACAGCTTCGTAGGATACCCTCATGA